From a single Myxococcus stipitatus genomic region:
- a CDS encoding J domain-containing protein translates to MSAPNTIVGLGARTDHLATVPNLDASRLQLSAEEAALLALVGRVERIDNLLSRSTLGEARTIAVLLSLRAKGAIVPARVVPRNQPTPAVDAALAEEVDLEPERKREIIELERSLDAMDYFAVLGLRPGAAAGDVKQAYYNASRRFHPDRYFGKNLGSFRARMERIFRKLTEAHNVLTQQDKRDAYLKANPALALASTAAAAPAPAPAPPPPSNPALELTPIAPRPPAPPPRGVSPPPAAPVAPPPAVSDAESEARRAERQARLARHPYLAKTVRLSELVARGKAAVARGDWERAYQDFHQVQTLDPKNREVVTLLVEARRRHDEHRASLELARGRELALHGDAVGALAAYRMATSLDPQSAEAAYLAAREGLAQGQDVGEVRALAQRAVDLQSQRVEHQLLLGKVLMELGAKKHAKRVFEDAARLDPDNADAKAALKKLRWTF, encoded by the coding sequence GTGAGCGCGCCAAATACGATCGTCGGCCTGGGGGCCCGCACGGACCACCTGGCGACGGTACCCAACCTGGATGCGTCCCGGCTCCAGCTCAGCGCGGAGGAGGCCGCCCTCCTCGCGCTCGTCGGTCGGGTCGAGCGCATCGACAACCTGTTGTCGCGCTCGACCCTGGGGGAGGCGCGCACCATCGCCGTGCTCCTGTCCCTGCGGGCCAAGGGCGCCATCGTCCCGGCGCGCGTGGTACCCCGCAACCAGCCCACACCGGCGGTGGACGCGGCCCTGGCCGAGGAAGTGGACCTGGAGCCGGAGCGCAAGCGGGAGATCATCGAGCTGGAGCGCTCGCTCGACGCCATGGACTACTTCGCGGTGCTGGGGCTGCGCCCCGGCGCGGCGGCCGGGGACGTGAAGCAGGCGTACTACAACGCGTCGCGGCGCTTCCATCCGGACCGGTACTTCGGGAAGAACCTGGGCAGCTTCCGCGCCCGCATGGAGCGGATCTTCCGCAAGCTCACGGAGGCGCACAACGTCCTCACGCAGCAGGACAAGCGGGACGCCTACCTCAAGGCGAACCCCGCGCTGGCGCTGGCGTCCACCGCGGCCGCCGCTCCCGCGCCCGCGCCCGCGCCGCCGCCCCCGTCGAATCCGGCGCTGGAGCTGACGCCCATCGCGCCCCGGCCCCCCGCGCCGCCACCTCGTGGGGTGTCGCCGCCGCCGGCCGCGCCCGTGGCCCCGCCGCCCGCCGTGTCGGACGCGGAGTCCGAGGCGCGCCGCGCCGAGCGGCAGGCCCGGCTGGCCCGCCACCCGTACCTGGCGAAGACGGTGCGGTTGTCGGAGCTGGTGGCCCGGGGCAAGGCGGCGGTGGCCCGGGGCGACTGGGAGCGCGCCTACCAGGACTTCCACCAGGTGCAGACCCTGGACCCGAAGAACCGGGAGGTGGTGACGCTGCTGGTGGAGGCGCGGCGGCGCCATGACGAGCACCGGGCCTCGCTCGAGCTGGCCCGGGGCCGGGAGCTGGCCCTGCACGGCGACGCCGTGGGGGCGCTGGCGGCCTACCGGATGGCCACCTCGCTCGACCCGCAGAGCGCGGAGGCCGCCTACCTGGCCGCCCGGGAGGGGCTCGCCCAGGGGCAGGACGTGGGCGAGGTCCGCGCGCTGGCGCAGCGCGCCGTGGATCTCCAGTCGCAACGGGTGGAGCATCAGCTCCTGCTCGGCAAGGTGCTGATGG
- a CDS encoding aspartate aminotransferase family protein yields the protein MPQPVTSSTAPLANAPLIDKAKAHLLQNYKQQPIVLVRGRGTRVWDADGREYLDLIGGVATCALGHCHPDVVAAAHAQLDTLWHVSNAFYSRPSIDLAAQLCEWSGLSRAFFCNSGAEANEALLKLARKVMKDRGHPERFEVITFERSFHGRTLATVTATGQPKYHAGFEPLPAGFKHIPYGDLAAARAAVGPTTAAILVEPVQGEGGVRVAPEGFLAGLRALCDEKGLLLLVDEIQTGMGRTGIPFGFMRAGILPDAISMAKALGNGLPIGAMLCREDVGASMSPGSHGSTFGGNLVAAAAANAVLKVIRQPGFLQEVVDKGEYFLGRLRELQGRLPAGRLVEVRGQGLLVGLEMDRDAPQVLGKLREGGVLGNAAGERTVRFAPPFTITREELDQSLAIIERVLAAL from the coding sequence TTGCCGCAGCCCGTGACGTCTTCCACCGCTCCGCTCGCCAACGCCCCGCTCATCGACAAGGCCAAGGCGCATCTGCTGCAGAACTACAAGCAGCAGCCCATCGTCCTGGTCCGTGGTCGCGGCACGCGCGTCTGGGACGCGGACGGGCGTGAGTATCTGGACCTCATCGGCGGCGTGGCGACGTGCGCCCTGGGCCACTGTCATCCGGACGTCGTGGCCGCGGCCCACGCGCAGCTCGACACCCTGTGGCACGTGTCGAACGCCTTCTACTCGCGGCCCTCCATCGACCTGGCGGCCCAGCTGTGCGAGTGGAGCGGCCTGTCGCGCGCCTTCTTCTGCAACTCCGGCGCGGAGGCGAACGAGGCGCTGCTGAAGCTGGCGCGCAAGGTGATGAAGGACCGGGGCCACCCGGAGCGCTTCGAGGTCATCACCTTCGAGCGCAGCTTCCACGGCCGCACGCTGGCCACCGTCACGGCCACCGGGCAGCCGAAGTACCACGCGGGCTTCGAGCCGCTGCCCGCGGGCTTCAAGCACATCCCCTACGGGGATCTGGCCGCCGCGCGCGCCGCGGTGGGGCCCACCACCGCCGCCATCCTCGTGGAGCCCGTCCAGGGCGAGGGTGGGGTGCGGGTGGCGCCCGAGGGCTTCCTCGCGGGCCTGCGCGCCCTGTGCGACGAGAAGGGCCTGCTGCTGCTGGTGGACGAAATCCAGACGGGCATGGGCCGCACGGGCATCCCCTTCGGCTTCATGCGCGCGGGCATCCTCCCGGACGCCATCAGCATGGCCAAGGCGCTCGGCAACGGGCTGCCCATTGGCGCCATGCTGTGCCGCGAGGACGTGGGCGCGAGCATGAGCCCGGGGAGCCACGGGTCCACCTTCGGCGGCAACCTGGTCGCCGCGGCGGCGGCCAACGCGGTGCTGAAGGTCATCCGCCAGCCGGGCTTCCTCCAGGAGGTGGTGGACAAGGGCGAGTACTTCCTGGGGCGGCTGCGCGAGCTGCAGGGCCGGCTGCCGGCCGGGCGCCTGGTGGAGGTCCGCGGCCAGGGCCTGCTGGTGGGGCTGGAGATGGACCGGGACGCGCCGCAGGTGCTGGGCAAGCTGCGTGAGGGGGGCGTGCTCGGCAACGCCGCCGGGGAGCGCACCGTCCGCTTCGCGCCGCCCTTCACCATCACCCGGGAGGAGCTGGACCAGAGCCTCGCCATCATCGAGCGGGTGCTGGCGGCCCTCTAG